One Ignavibacteriota bacterium DNA segment encodes these proteins:
- a CDS encoding transposase family protein — MYTILEVYSRYVVGCMVSYRESAALAEELIAETCWRQNIDRGSLTIHADNGSSMRSSVVAQLLADLGVAKTHSRPHVSNDNPFSESAFKTLKYRPEFPERFSTIEEARLFCKTFYRWYNVEHRHSGIAMLTPANVHFKQHEPILQSRAAVLIKAFETHPERFVKGTPQVKSVPDHVWINPPLKIAVGFGG, encoded by the coding sequence CTGTATACCATTCTTGAAGTCTATAGCCGGTATGTTGTCGGCTGCATGGTCTCCTACAGGGAATCCGCGGCACTTGCCGAAGAGTTGATCGCCGAAACATGCTGGCGGCAGAATATTGATCGCGGATCGCTGACGATACATGCAGACAATGGCAGCTCGATGAGATCATCCGTGGTTGCTCAGCTTCTTGCAGATCTTGGGGTGGCGAAAACTCATTCGAGGCCGCATGTGTCGAATGACAATCCATTCTCGGAGTCGGCGTTCAAGACGCTGAAATACCGTCCGGAATTCCCGGAGCGCTTCTCAACGATCGAAGAAGCACGGCTGTTCTGCAAAACATTCTATCGATGGTACAATGTTGAACATCGTCATTCAGGCATCGCAATGTTGACACCGGCTAATGTCCACTTTAAGCAGCACGAACCCATTCTCCAATCAAGGGCTGCTGTGCTTATCAAAGCATTTGAAACACACCCGGAGAGATTTGTAAAAGGAACGCCACAAGTCAAATCGGTCCCGGACCATGTGTGGATAAATCCACCACTGAAGATCGCTGTCGGATTTGGTGGCTAA
- a CDS encoding M28 family peptidase translates to MRSTIVTLLVFTALSASPAQLSIETAKEDIIRLCSPEFVGRGYFAEGNAKAGNYLKARFREIGLVPIAADIGQKFEIEQNVVDGLATLEVNDRKLVLGRDFLPFATTGSGSNSRRTPIYYVRGGVFAPNKGINDYAAVASERAILIFDDEVSAQVQADKSIDPRSYSRAARIANAGELRASAAIFLVKELMASTPYEKANVAVFDVLLSSLPTPVESVRFEVEASMEEYDAENIIGMVKGTGETDTSIIICAHYDHLGGFADSLYFPGANDNASGVGMLLTLADYFATHPTKHSLVFIAFSGEDVGLIGSKYYSENPLKPLATTKFLLNLDMVASGNDGVMAVGGDDFPEFYAILKAANESLALGPLYKRWNAPNGDHHFISQKGVKTFFLYANQGTQPYHSFQDVPATLDWKAFAHILALSKEFIAAIAN, encoded by the coding sequence ATGCGATCTACCATCGTAACTCTACTTGTCTTTACCGCTCTCTCCGCGTCGCCGGCACAACTGTCGATCGAAACCGCGAAGGAAGATATCATCCGTCTATGCTCACCCGAGTTTGTCGGGCGCGGCTACTTCGCCGAAGGCAATGCCAAGGCGGGAAATTATCTCAAAGCCCGCTTTCGCGAGATTGGCCTTGTGCCCATCGCCGCCGACATTGGCCAGAAATTCGAAATAGAACAGAATGTCGTTGACGGATTGGCTACGCTAGAAGTCAATGACCGCAAGCTAGTTCTTGGGAGAGACTTTCTTCCATTTGCTACTACCGGGTCTGGTTCAAACTCAAGGCGTACGCCAATCTACTATGTTCGCGGTGGAGTCTTCGCTCCCAACAAGGGGATCAATGATTATGCGGCCGTGGCAAGCGAGCGCGCAATCCTCATCTTCGACGACGAAGTGTCGGCGCAAGTCCAGGCAGATAAGTCCATCGATCCACGTTCTTATTCCCGTGCAGCAAGGATAGCCAATGCCGGAGAACTAAGAGCGTCCGCCGCCATCTTCCTCGTCAAGGAGCTCATGGCTTCGACGCCATATGAGAAGGCGAACGTCGCTGTCTTTGACGTTCTTTTGAGTTCATTACCGACTCCCGTTGAATCGGTTCGATTCGAGGTGGAGGCCTCGATGGAGGAATACGACGCCGAGAATATCATTGGCATGGTCAAGGGTACTGGGGAAACCGATACTTCTATCATCATATGCGCACACTATGATCATCTGGGTGGATTCGCGGATTCCCTCTACTTTCCGGGCGCGAACGACAACGCAAGTGGCGTCGGGATGCTCCTTACGCTCGCGGACTACTTCGCTACGCATCCAACTAAGCACTCGTTGGTGTTCATAGCCTTTTCAGGCGAAGACGTCGGTCTCATCGGCTCCAAGTACTATTCTGAGAACCCGCTCAAGCCCCTGGCAACTACCAAGTTCCTACTCAACCTTGACATGGTCGCGTCTGGAAACGATGGGGTAATGGCTGTCGGCGGGGATGATTTTCCAGAGTTCTATGCGATCCTCAAGGCAGCCAACGAATCATTGGCGCTCGGTCCGCTCTACAAACGTTGGAACGCCCCCAACGGCGATCATCACTTCATTTCACAGAAGGGAGTCAAGACTTTCTTCTTGTATGCCAATCAAGGCACACAACCGTATCACAGCTTTCAAGATGTGCCGGCGACCCTGGACTGGAAGGCGTTCGCGCACATCCTTGCGTTATCAAAAGAATTCATTGCAGCTATCGCCAATTAG